One genomic segment of Paraburkholderia hospita includes these proteins:
- a CDS encoding LysR family transcriptional regulator codes for MQRQFEDLLLGSIELFCFAAELESFTLAATAASVTPAAVSRSVARLEERLGVRLFVRTTRQIRLTDAGSRYFEQCRLALAQLADAEREATGQQSTPSGVLRISMPTPYSHYRVLPLLAEFRKLYPDVTVETHLSNRNIDFADEGFDLAIRGRAPDDSGLIARKLEDAELVVVASPAYLKSAAKLETPDDLIHHECIQFALPSTGRNIPWLFQHEGEESELMTRGGNSTSGDVLAGATLARHDAGLFQTYRFVVEKDLKDGTLREVLTPFGGRTRPFVLLYPHARHLSSRVRAFVDFLVEKLRA; via the coding sequence ATGCAGCGTCAATTCGAAGACCTACTCCTTGGCAGCATCGAACTGTTCTGTTTCGCCGCCGAACTGGAAAGCTTCACGTTAGCGGCGACAGCTGCAAGCGTGACGCCCGCGGCCGTGAGCCGGTCGGTCGCGCGCCTGGAGGAACGGCTTGGCGTGCGGCTTTTCGTGCGCACGACACGGCAGATCAGACTCACCGACGCAGGAAGCCGTTACTTCGAGCAATGCCGTCTGGCGCTCGCCCAGCTCGCCGACGCCGAGCGCGAAGCGACGGGACAACAGAGTACGCCGTCAGGCGTGCTGCGCATCAGCATGCCGACGCCGTACAGCCACTATCGCGTGCTGCCGCTGCTCGCGGAATTTCGCAAGCTCTATCCCGACGTCACGGTCGAAACGCACCTGAGCAACCGCAACATCGATTTCGCCGACGAAGGCTTCGACCTCGCCATCCGGGGCCGCGCACCGGATGACTCCGGCCTGATTGCGCGCAAGCTCGAAGACGCCGAACTCGTGGTCGTCGCTTCGCCCGCCTATCTGAAGTCGGCGGCCAAGCTGGAGACACCCGACGATCTTATTCACCACGAATGCATCCAGTTCGCGCTGCCGAGCACGGGGCGCAACATTCCGTGGCTGTTCCAACATGAAGGCGAAGAGAGCGAATTGATGACGCGCGGCGGAAACAGCACGTCGGGTGATGTGCTCGCAGGCGCCACGCTCGCGCGACACGACGCCGGGCTTTTCCAGACCTATCGGTTCGTCGTCGAAAAAGACCTGAAGGATGGTACGTTGCGCGAAGTACTCACGCCGTTCGGCGGCCGCACAAGGCCGTTCGTGCTGCTGTATCCGCATGCGCGGCATCTGTCGTCGCGCGTGCGCGCCTTCGTCGACTTCCTCGTCGAAAAGCTCAGAGCCTGA
- a CDS encoding BspC domain-containing protein, whose translation MKSITALLGVFSLVWFCTSAFSQSQTDVPDDYAYLTRLHVRPTVINCIAELDRWIRTTSRYDMFLAPDRRVLKAKVNEDGGLFSGNNGSQTVESTVSMRAFARVRNRQSWMPVIAQCGVWHEHVVGVSLQQVDGQTPVVR comes from the coding sequence ATGAAAAGCATTACTGCCCTATTGGGCGTCTTCAGTCTCGTCTGGTTCTGCACGAGCGCATTCTCGCAATCCCAGACCGACGTGCCCGACGACTACGCATATCTCACGCGTCTTCACGTCCGACCCACAGTCATCAACTGCATCGCCGAGCTCGACCGCTGGATTCGGACTACCTCACGTTATGACATGTTCCTCGCACCGGACCGTCGCGTGCTGAAGGCCAAAGTCAACGAAGATGGCGGCCTCTTTTCCGGCAACAACGGTTCGCAAACGGTCGAATCGACCGTGTCGATGCGTGCGTTCGCACGCGTTCGTAACCGGCAGTCGTGGATGCCAGTGATCGCGCAGTGCGGCGTCTGGCATGAGCATGTCGTCGGCGTGTCGTTGCAGCAGGTCGACGGGCAAACGCCCGTTGTGCGCTGA
- a CDS encoding putative bifunctional diguanylate cyclase/phosphodiesterase, with translation MLQGSYNSLLVLFSLLVAVLAAYTSLEMAGRITTATGRAARWWLTGGAFAMGLGIWSMHFIGMLAFSLPIRLGYDPVVTLLSLSIAVASSAFALWLVCQDALPTGRLAGGAVLMGLGVAGMHYTGMAAMQMKPGIDYDAGLFALSIVIAVAASGVALKTAFSLRHNSRRVRPLRAGAAVVMGLAIVGMHYTGMSAAAFPVGSLCVAATDGVNTTWVAVVIIIVTLAVTGVVLSISVLDELRLETENAALTRSLAQANQELGYLAWHDALTKLPNRVLLEGRLEEALANARVDGSQFALMFMDLDGFKVVNDAYGHQVGDRLLVQVAERLASAVRARDTVARVGGDEFVLLVPGEDQAGAIAVASRLLAVIGAPFEIDGHELGISTSIGIAMCPADGARGHEALMHADAAMYHAKSLGRNAYSFFDVSMNENMQGQLQLTQDLRVAVERKQLVLHYQPQFAAPDGPITGVEALVRWAHPKRGLIGPDEFIPLAEKTGLIVPIGEWVLDEACRQIREWLDSGACDWNVAVNLSPVQFGHPQLTSLVRETLERHRVDPRRLTIEVTESAAMRDVDASLRILHSLHEMGVRISIDDFGTGYSSLMYLKRLPASELKIDRGFVRELAHDAEDAAIVSSVVALGHTLGIEIVAEGVETATQKEFLTRLGCNALQGFLLGRPVPAADLDALSKECTQPSLS, from the coding sequence ATGTTACAGGGCAGCTACAACAGTCTTCTCGTGCTGTTCTCGCTCCTTGTCGCGGTGCTGGCCGCGTACACGTCGCTTGAAATGGCGGGGCGCATCACGACCGCGACCGGCCGGGCCGCGCGTTGGTGGCTCACGGGCGGAGCATTCGCGATGGGGCTCGGCATCTGGTCGATGCACTTCATCGGCATGCTCGCGTTCAGCCTGCCAATCCGGCTCGGCTACGATCCCGTCGTCACACTGCTTTCGCTGTCGATCGCGGTTGCGTCGTCGGCGTTCGCGCTGTGGCTCGTTTGCCAGGACGCGTTGCCCACCGGGCGGCTTGCGGGCGGCGCGGTCCTGATGGGCCTCGGCGTCGCGGGCATGCACTACACGGGCATGGCAGCCATGCAGATGAAGCCGGGCATCGACTATGACGCCGGGCTCTTCGCGCTGTCGATCGTGATCGCCGTCGCCGCCTCGGGCGTCGCGTTGAAGACGGCCTTCAGCCTGCGGCACAACTCGCGCCGCGTGCGCCCGCTGCGCGCGGGCGCCGCCGTCGTGATGGGACTCGCGATCGTCGGCATGCACTACACGGGCATGTCGGCGGCGGCCTTTCCGGTTGGCAGCCTGTGCGTCGCGGCGACGGACGGCGTGAACACCACGTGGGTTGCCGTCGTCATCATCATCGTGACGCTCGCGGTGACGGGCGTCGTACTGTCGATTTCCGTGCTCGACGAGCTGCGGCTCGAAACGGAGAACGCGGCGCTGACCCGTTCGCTTGCGCAAGCCAACCAGGAGCTCGGCTATCTCGCCTGGCACGACGCGTTGACCAAGCTGCCGAATCGCGTGCTGCTCGAAGGCCGGCTCGAAGAAGCACTGGCGAATGCGCGCGTGGACGGCAGCCAGTTCGCCTTGATGTTCATGGACCTCGACGGCTTCAAGGTCGTCAACGACGCATACGGCCATCAGGTCGGCGACCGGCTGCTGGTGCAGGTGGCCGAGCGGCTCGCGTCGGCCGTCCGCGCACGGGACACGGTGGCGCGCGTGGGCGGCGACGAATTCGTGCTGCTCGTGCCCGGCGAGGACCAGGCGGGCGCGATAGCCGTCGCCAGCCGGTTGCTGGCCGTGATCGGCGCGCCGTTCGAGATCGACGGCCACGAACTGGGTATATCGACCAGCATCGGCATCGCGATGTGTCCCGCCGACGGCGCTCGCGGCCACGAGGCGCTGATGCACGCCGACGCCGCGATGTATCACGCGAAGTCGCTGGGCCGCAACGCGTATTCCTTCTTCGATGTGTCGATGAACGAGAACATGCAGGGCCAGTTGCAGCTGACGCAGGACCTGCGCGTGGCCGTCGAGCGCAAGCAACTGGTGCTGCACTATCAGCCGCAATTCGCCGCGCCCGATGGGCCGATTACGGGAGTGGAGGCGCTCGTGCGCTGGGCACATCCGAAGCGCGGCCTGATCGGCCCCGACGAATTCATCCCGCTTGCCGAAAAGACGGGGCTGATCGTGCCGATCGGCGAATGGGTGCTCGACGAAGCGTGCCGCCAGATCCGCGAATGGCTCGATTCGGGCGCGTGCGACTGGAACGTCGCCGTCAACCTGTCGCCCGTGCAGTTCGGCCACCCTCAATTGACGTCGCTGGTGCGCGAAACGCTGGAGCGGCATCGCGTCGATCCGCGCCGTCTGACGATCGAAGTGACCGAGTCGGCGGCGATGCGCGATGTCGACGCGAGCCTGCGCATTCTGCACAGCCTGCACGAGATGGGCGTGCGGATTTCCATCGACGATTTCGGCACTGGCTATTCGAGTCTGATGTATCTGAAGCGTTTGCCCGCGAGCGAGCTGAAGATCGACCGGGGCTTTGTGCGCGAGCTGGCGCATGACGCGGAGGATGCGGCGATCGTCTCGTCCGTGGTCGCGCTCGGCCATACGCTGGGTATCGAGATCGTCGCGGAAGGCGTCGAGACCGCGACGCAAAAGGAGTTTCTGACGCGGCTCGGGTGTAATGCTTTGCAAGGCTTTCTGCTCGGACGGCCGGTTCCGGCTGCGGACCTGGACGCCTTGTCGAAAGAATGCACGCAGCCGAGTCTGTCCTGA
- the treF gene encoding alpha,alpha-trehalase TreF: MPMQQAHARRILSTTLCAAALLVGYMQPGAAQTPAANQAGINATASPVVPVPPSELYGALYRDVELAHLYPDSKTFADMVPNAPPQQIVADYARQKDKAQFALKSFVEQRFTLPARETKNYVSDPNQSITAHIDTLWSVLRRDPDASASPWSSLLPLPYPYIVPGDRFDEIYYWDSYFIMLGLRQSGREDLLKNELDNFAILIDRYGHIPNGNRTYYLSRSQPPFFAQMVRLAADREGDQVYLRCLPQLRKEYAYWMDGHDKIAAGSAYRHLVRLPDGTLLNRYWDERATPRDESYREDVATAQATPQRNAEDLWRNLRAGGETGWDFSSRWFADGKTLATIEVTSVIPVDLNCLLVDLERTLAKAYRVQGDASHAENLEQRAAARADAIRRVLWDPQLNAFGDYDFVAHRLTHRLSAATVYPLYAGVATKAQAAAVAATVRARLLRPGGLATTTVNTGQQWDEPNGWAPLQYLAVTGLRRYGHADLAQQIATRWIGTNVRYYQHTGKLVEKYDVDAKAGTTAAGGGEYPLQDGFGWTNGVLRTLMAMYPGAAGPSTRPADVPAGAAGVSEAASAAAAAPKTTHRLRATPAPSSSPAP; the protein is encoded by the coding sequence ATGCCGATGCAGCAAGCCCATGCCCGCCGCATTCTCTCGACTACCCTCTGTGCCGCCGCGCTGCTCGTCGGTTATATGCAGCCAGGCGCCGCGCAAACGCCAGCGGCCAATCAGGCTGGCATTAACGCCACCGCATCGCCCGTCGTGCCCGTGCCGCCGTCCGAGCTATACGGCGCGCTGTATCGCGATGTCGAACTCGCGCATCTCTACCCGGACAGCAAGACCTTCGCCGACATGGTGCCGAACGCGCCCCCGCAACAGATCGTCGCCGATTATGCCAGGCAGAAGGACAAAGCGCAGTTCGCACTGAAATCGTTCGTCGAACAGCGCTTTACGCTGCCCGCGCGCGAAACGAAGAACTACGTGTCCGACCCGAACCAGAGCATCACGGCGCACATCGACACGCTCTGGTCCGTGCTGCGGCGCGACCCCGATGCCAGCGCGAGCCCGTGGTCGTCGCTGCTGCCGCTGCCGTATCCGTACATCGTGCCCGGCGACCGCTTCGACGAAATTTACTACTGGGACTCGTACTTCATCATGCTTGGACTGAGGCAAAGCGGACGCGAAGATCTGCTGAAGAACGAACTCGACAACTTCGCGATCTTGATCGACCGGTACGGCCATATTCCGAACGGCAATCGCACGTATTATCTGAGCCGCTCGCAGCCGCCGTTCTTCGCGCAGATGGTGCGTCTCGCAGCCGATCGCGAAGGCGATCAGGTCTATCTGCGCTGTCTGCCCCAGTTGCGCAAAGAATACGCGTACTGGATGGACGGCCACGACAAGATCGCGGCCGGCAGCGCCTACCGGCATCTCGTGCGCCTGCCCGACGGCACGCTCCTGAACCGCTATTGGGACGAGCGCGCCACGCCGCGCGACGAATCGTATCGGGAAGATGTCGCCACCGCGCAAGCGACGCCGCAGCGCAACGCCGAAGACCTGTGGCGCAATCTGCGCGCGGGCGGCGAAACCGGCTGGGACTTCAGCTCGCGCTGGTTCGCCGACGGCAAGACGCTGGCGACGATCGAAGTCACGTCGGTGATTCCCGTCGATCTGAACTGTCTGCTCGTCGATCTCGAACGCACGCTGGCCAAAGCGTATCGCGTGCAGGGCGACGCTTCGCACGCGGAAAATCTCGAACAGCGCGCCGCCGCACGCGCCGATGCGATCCGCCGCGTGCTGTGGGACCCGCAACTCAACGCCTTCGGCGACTACGATTTCGTCGCGCACCGGCTCACGCACCGGCTGAGCGCGGCGACTGTCTATCCGCTGTACGCGGGCGTCGCGACGAAAGCGCAGGCCGCCGCGGTGGCGGCGACCGTCCGCGCTCGCCTGCTGCGTCCCGGCGGCCTCGCGACCACGACGGTCAACACGGGCCAGCAATGGGACGAGCCGAACGGCTGGGCGCCCCTGCAATATCTCGCCGTGACGGGCTTGCGGCGCTACGGTCACGCGGACCTCGCGCAGCAGATCGCCACGCGCTGGATCGGCACGAACGTCAGGTACTACCAGCACACGGGCAAGCTGGTCGAGAAGTACGACGTCGATGCCAAGGCGGGTACAACGGCGGCAGGCGGCGGCGAATATCCGTTGCAGGACGGCTTTGGCTGGACCAACGGCGTGCTGCGCACCCTGATGGCGATGTATCCCGGCGCGGCAGGCCCGTCGACACGCCCCGCCGATGTGCCTGCGGGTGCGGCGGGCGTATCGGAAGCGGCCTCGGCTGCGGCCGCCGCGCCGAAAACGACGCATCGTCTACGCGCGACGCCTGCGCCGTCATCTTCGCCCGCGCCCTGA
- a CDS encoding FUSC family protein, with the protein MTVQQQDWFTNLIRAPEARRFGRTLSGCVLSYGAARLAGLPEGYWALITTMIVVTQPSLTQAITTARDQIIGACIGGIVGGIGLVVMDRGIEPLTVFSVALLPLAALAAARPGLRLACVTLVIVVLVPGDGGSAFVRPAHRVAEILIGAAAAFVATVMWPNRALKGAHRNARECLETLAQMIEHKLAFSRDDAQMARLEQRSLAAQTALADALQEAGREHVFVPILRGSSDAIDKVPPFLSRLHRDVLVFGQALAHTCVGDEVPHLDQAWSAVPRALSQLADAVGAIPLNKPKLQDARTTLDPLLKRVNERVDGANATPAPGIELVMALIVKDTDGLVQVLTPTGKTKAP; encoded by the coding sequence ATGACCGTTCAACAGCAAGACTGGTTCACGAACCTGATACGCGCGCCCGAAGCGCGCCGCTTCGGACGCACGCTGTCGGGTTGCGTGCTCAGCTACGGCGCCGCGAGGCTGGCGGGATTGCCCGAAGGCTATTGGGCATTGATCACGACGATGATCGTCGTGACGCAACCGAGTCTTACGCAGGCCATTACGACCGCACGCGACCAGATTATCGGCGCGTGTATCGGCGGGATCGTGGGCGGGATCGGGCTGGTCGTGATGGATCGCGGCATCGAGCCGCTGACGGTGTTCTCCGTCGCGCTGCTGCCATTGGCGGCGCTGGCCGCTGCGCGGCCGGGCTTGCGGCTCGCGTGCGTGACGCTGGTGATCGTGGTGCTCGTGCCGGGCGACGGCGGCTCGGCGTTCGTGCGGCCAGCGCATCGCGTGGCGGAAATTCTGATCGGCGCGGCGGCTGCGTTCGTCGCAACAGTGATGTGGCCGAACCGCGCGTTGAAGGGCGCGCATCGGAACGCGCGCGAATGTCTGGAGACGCTTGCCCAGATGATCGAGCACAAGCTTGCGTTCTCGCGGGATGACGCGCAGATGGCGCGTCTCGAGCAGCGCAGCCTCGCCGCGCAAACAGCGCTTGCGGACGCATTGCAAGAGGCGGGGCGCGAGCATGTGTTCGTGCCGATCCTGCGCGGCAGTTCCGACGCGATCGACAAGGTGCCGCCGTTTCTGAGCCGCTTGCATCGGGACGTGCTGGTGTTCGGCCAGGCGCTCGCGCATACATGCGTGGGCGACGAAGTGCCGCATCTCGATCAGGCGTGGTCGGCGGTGCCGCGCGCGTTGTCGCAGCTCGCCGATGCGGTCGGCGCTATTCCGTTGAACAAGCCAAAGTTGCAGGACGCGCGCACGACACTCGACCCGTTGCTCAAGCGGGTCAACGAGCGTGTGGATGGCGCAAACGCGACGCCCGCGCCGGGCATCGAACTCGTGATGGCGTTGATCGTCAAGGACACGGACGGGCTCGTGCAGGTGTTGACGCCCACGGGAAAAACGAAGGCGCCGTAA
- a CDS encoding lysophospholipid acyltransferase family protein: protein MRAVLKKWLFIIYLLGSGTIWSTVMLLLYPFTSRSARYGLAALWCRALVAVMRTAFGIRCSIEGLEHLPKEPSIVLCRHESTWETLAFLALFPRRISFVFKQDLLRIPFFGWVLKGLDMVSLDRGSPRQAHVAVTREAAERLAKGDMVVIFPEGTRVPHGAPVKLTSGGVRLACATGALIVPVVHNAGKVWPAKGWPMGAGEIRVVIGPTLSPVERSPQELSHQVHDWMQAELLKL from the coding sequence ATGCGCGCTGTACTCAAAAAATGGCTGTTCATCATCTATCTGCTGGGAAGCGGAACGATCTGGTCCACGGTGATGCTGCTGCTGTATCCGTTCACCAGCCGGTCGGCGCGTTACGGGCTCGCGGCGCTATGGTGCAGGGCGCTCGTCGCGGTGATGCGCACGGCGTTCGGCATCCGCTGCTCGATAGAAGGCCTCGAACATTTGCCGAAGGAACCGTCGATCGTCCTGTGCCGCCACGAATCGACGTGGGAAACGCTCGCGTTTCTCGCGCTCTTTCCGCGCCGGATCAGCTTTGTGTTCAAGCAGGACTTGCTGCGTATTCCGTTCTTCGGCTGGGTGCTGAAGGGGCTCGACATGGTCAGCCTGGACCGCGGCTCGCCGCGTCAGGCGCATGTCGCCGTCACGCGTGAAGCGGCGGAGCGTCTCGCGAAAGGCGATATGGTCGTGATCTTTCCGGAAGGCACGCGCGTGCCGCACGGCGCGCCCGTCAAGCTCACGTCGGGCGGCGTGCGTCTGGCTTGCGCGACGGGCGCGCTGATCGTGCCCGTGGTGCACAACGCCGGCAAGGTGTGGCCCGCGAAAGGCTGGCCGATGGGCGCGGGGGAAATCCGCGTCGTCATCGGTCCGACGCTGTCGCCTGTCGAGCGGTCACCGCAGGAACTCAGCCATCAGGTGCATGACTGGATGCAGGCCGAGCTACTGAAGCTCTAG
- a CDS encoding LysR family transcriptional regulator: protein MLPNVDSIVARLRLKQLRLLIALDEHGSLHRAADQMALTQPGATKALREIEATFGATLFTRSQQGIQPNELGRCVIRYARLIHMDVAHLREEMEGILQGSGGRLAVGAITGAVSGVLVDALTRLRERQPTLTVEVVEDTSARLLTLLDQGRLDLAICRTTVAQQPDHYDYVELSDEPLAIVASPMHRLAKARKVKLADLAKSRWIVYPSIMPLRGLFEREFKEAGLSVPSHPIETASTITTVLMLQRDPTLVSLMPRDMAALLADHGLARPLAIEVRSRTEPYGIVTRRGSVLSPAARLMIDELT from the coding sequence ATGCTGCCGAACGTCGATTCGATTGTTGCCCGTCTGCGGCTCAAGCAACTGCGTCTGCTGATCGCACTCGACGAGCACGGCTCGTTGCATCGCGCCGCCGATCAGATGGCGCTCACGCAACCGGGCGCGACCAAGGCGCTGCGCGAGATCGAAGCGACCTTCGGCGCGACGCTCTTCACGCGCTCGCAACAAGGCATCCAGCCGAACGAGCTGGGGCGTTGCGTGATCCGTTACGCGCGGCTGATTCATATGGACGTCGCGCATCTGCGCGAAGAGATGGAAGGCATCCTGCAAGGCTCGGGCGGCCGGCTCGCGGTGGGTGCGATCACGGGCGCCGTGTCGGGCGTGCTGGTCGACGCGTTGACGCGGCTGCGCGAGCGGCAGCCGACGTTGACCGTGGAAGTCGTCGAAGACACCAGCGCGCGGCTGCTGACGCTGCTCGATCAGGGGCGGCTCGATCTCGCGATCTGCCGCACGACCGTCGCGCAGCAACCCGATCACTACGACTATGTCGAACTGAGCGACGAGCCGCTGGCGATTGTCGCGAGCCCGATGCATCGACTGGCGAAGGCGCGCAAAGTGAAACTCGCCGATCTCGCGAAGAGCCGCTGGATCGTCTACCCGAGCATCATGCCGCTGCGCGGCCTGTTCGAGCGCGAATTCAAGGAAGCGGGGCTATCGGTGCCGTCCCATCCCATCGAGACGGCATCGACGATCACCACCGTGCTGATGTTGCAGCGCGACCCGACACTGGTTTCGCTGATGCCGCGCGATATGGCGGCGCTGCTTGCCGATCACGGCCTGGCCCGGCCGCTGGCGATCGAAGTGCGCTCGCGCACCGAGCCATACGGCATCGTGACGCGGCGCGGCTCCGTGCTTTCGCCTGCCGCCCGGCTGATGATCGACGAACTGACGTAG
- a CDS encoding acetamidase/formamidase family protein, with amino-acid sequence MTTTTAPSDAQTVKPPVSQLRVESYTNGILGPSQPMLGPLADGGTLIAGTPPGCWGPMITPAFQGGHEVTQPVAIEGAEVGDAVALKIQRMRVTSHATSSGVMQFVEGRYHGDPFVAKFCSSCGTEHPASHVEGIGPEAIRCDHCGAEVSAFQFKHGYVIVFDQENGVSLTVNQEVGDRLAGKASAMSALPELAAQHSILSLARADMPGLAAHMRPFLGNIGTTPSRDLPDSHNCADFGQYLVGAPHRFNMTTEELHSAKTDGHMDTNSVREGCIVICPVKVPGAGVYLGDMHAQQGNGEIAGHATDVSGETELSVEVIKNLTLEGPILLQNLDDLPPMARPMSADQRKKVAELGARWGQHHIEENGPVTFIGSGVNLNEATENGLRRAAAVTGLSYEEVLNRATIAGSIEISRLPGTVRVTILCPLEILDRIGIGHLVREKYQLA; translated from the coding sequence TTGACGACCACGACCGCCCCCTCCGACGCACAGACCGTCAAGCCACCCGTCAGCCAGCTTCGCGTCGAATCCTATACGAACGGCATTCTCGGCCCGAGCCAGCCGATGCTCGGACCGCTCGCCGACGGCGGCACGCTGATCGCCGGCACCCCGCCCGGCTGCTGGGGCCCGATGATCACGCCCGCGTTCCAGGGCGGCCATGAAGTCACGCAGCCCGTCGCCATCGAAGGCGCGGAGGTCGGCGACGCCGTCGCGCTGAAAATCCAGCGCATGCGCGTGACGTCGCATGCCACGTCGTCCGGTGTGATGCAATTCGTCGAAGGGCGCTATCACGGCGATCCGTTCGTCGCCAAGTTCTGTTCGTCGTGCGGCACCGAGCACCCGGCCAGTCACGTCGAAGGCATCGGCCCCGAAGCGATTCGCTGCGACCATTGCGGCGCGGAAGTCAGCGCGTTCCAGTTCAAACACGGCTACGTCATCGTGTTTGACCAGGAAAACGGCGTGAGTCTCACGGTGAACCAGGAAGTCGGCGACCGGCTCGCGGGCAAGGCATCTGCGATGTCCGCGCTGCCCGAACTGGCCGCGCAGCATTCGATCCTGTCGCTGGCGCGCGCCGACATGCCCGGCCTCGCCGCGCACATGCGGCCGTTCCTCGGCAACATCGGCACGACGCCGTCGCGCGATCTGCCCGACTCGCACAACTGCGCGGACTTCGGACAATATCTGGTCGGTGCGCCGCACCGCTTCAACATGACGACGGAAGAGCTGCACAGCGCGAAGACCGATGGGCACATGGACACGAACTCGGTGCGCGAAGGCTGCATCGTGATTTGCCCCGTGAAAGTGCCGGGCGCAGGCGTCTATCTCGGCGACATGCACGCGCAACAGGGCAACGGCGAGATCGCCGGGCACGCAACGGATGTATCGGGCGAGACCGAGCTGAGCGTCGAGGTCATCAAGAACCTGACGCTCGAAGGACCGATCCTGCTGCAGAACCTTGACGACCTGCCGCCGATGGCGCGCCCGATGAGCGCCGACCAGCGCAAGAAGGTCGCCGAACTCGGCGCGCGCTGGGGCCAGCATCACATCGAAGAAAATGGGCCCGTGACGTTCATCGGCAGCGGCGTCAACCTCAATGAAGCGACCGAAAACGGACTGCGCCGCGCCGCCGCCGTCACCGGTCTGAGCTACGAGGAAGTGCTCAATCGCGCGACGATCGCTGGCTCGATCGAGATCAGCCGCTTGCCCGGCACGGTGCGTGTGACCATCCTTTGCCCGCTGGAAATTCTCGATCGGATCGGCATCGGGCATCTCGTCCGCGAGAAGTATCAGTTGGCTTGA
- a CDS encoding rubredoxin, which produces MYTKATAVELQFSPDRLNDGAGDPFWIDLNHNEAVELHQALQRYLDTPAAERPAPLVVSLDKDESAGVAEPAGSNAVTQTQTSADDFKQWVCVICGWVYDEAAGLPEEGIAPGTRWADVPEDWRCPLCDVGKEDFALVEF; this is translated from the coding sequence ATGTACACGAAAGCCACTGCCGTCGAACTCCAGTTTTCACCCGATCGCCTCAACGATGGCGCGGGCGATCCCTTCTGGATCGATCTGAACCACAACGAAGCCGTCGAGCTTCATCAGGCGCTGCAACGCTATCTCGACACACCGGCCGCTGAGCGGCCTGCGCCGCTCGTCGTCTCGCTCGACAAGGACGAGAGCGCGGGCGTTGCGGAGCCAGCGGGGTCGAATGCCGTCACGCAGACACAGACATCCGCCGACGACTTCAAGCAGTGGGTGTGTGTGATCTGCGGCTGGGTCTACGACGAAGCAGCCGGCTTGCCGGAAGAAGGTATCGCGCCCGGCACGCGATGGGCCGATGTGCCGGAAGACTGGCGCTGTCCGCTGTGCGATGTTGGCAAGGAAGATTTCGCGCTCGTCGAATTCTGA
- a CDS encoding creatininase family protein, producing the protein MLLHLSTWAEIEQYLKRSRAIVVPIGSNEQHGPTGLLGTDWLCPEIIAREAQKSADILVAPTFNIGMAQHHLGFPGTISLRPSTFIAAIGDWIRSLAAHGFEKILFLNGHGGNIASIEAAFSEVYVEASFAKRHAGFAMKLANWWDLEGVGELAREQFPEGHGVHATPSEIAITQWAFPDAIKSADYSPKIAPSGPIREALDFRARYPDGRMGSDPAQASPEKGGELVRLAASSLVRELNAFANEPLPG; encoded by the coding sequence ATGCTTTTACATCTTTCGACTTGGGCCGAGATCGAGCAATACCTGAAGCGAAGCCGCGCGATCGTCGTGCCCATCGGTTCGAACGAGCAGCATGGTCCGACGGGCCTGCTCGGCACCGACTGGCTGTGCCCGGAGATCATCGCGCGTGAAGCGCAAAAGTCCGCTGATATCCTCGTCGCGCCGACGTTCAACATCGGCATGGCGCAGCATCACCTCGGCTTTCCGGGCACGATTTCACTGCGGCCGTCCACGTTCATCGCTGCAATTGGCGACTGGATTCGCTCGCTGGCTGCGCATGGCTTCGAGAAGATCCTGTTTCTGAACGGCCACGGCGGCAACATCGCATCGATCGAGGCGGCGTTTTCCGAGGTCTATGTCGAAGCGAGCTTCGCGAAGCGTCACGCAGGTTTCGCGATGAAGCTGGCTAACTGGTGGGATCTGGAAGGCGTCGGCGAACTCGCGCGCGAGCAGTTCCCCGAAGGACACGGCGTTCACGCTACGCCGTCCGAGATCGCGATCACGCAGTGGGCCTTCCCGGACGCGATCAAATCCGCCGACTACTCGCCGAAAATCGCGCCGTCCGGCCCGATTCGCGAAGCGCTGGATTTCCGCGCGCGCTACCCGGATGGCCGCATGGGCTCGGACCCGGCTCAGGCATCGCCGGAAAAGGGCGGTGAACTGGTGCGGCTGGCGGCGTCGAGCCTCGTGCGTGAACTGAACGCGTTCGCCAACGAGCCGTTGCCCGGCTGA